The Populus alba chromosome 4, ASM523922v2, whole genome shotgun sequence genome contains a region encoding:
- the LOC118028945 gene encoding auxin-induced protein 15A-like yields the protein MGFRLSAIVRAKQMLQLSPSASSVPKGCLAVYVGETQKKRFVIPVSYLNQAIFQDLLSQAEEQFGYDHPMGGLTIPCREEIFMDVISCLS from the coding sequence ATGGGTTTCCGTTTGTCTGCTATTGTACGTGCTAAGCAAATGCTTCAGCTATCACCATCAGCTTCAAGTGTGCCAAAGGGCTGCCTGGCAGTTTATGTTGGAGAAACACAAAAGAAGAGATTTGTAATTCCAGTATCATACTTGAACCAAGCTATATTTCAAGACTTGCTAAGTCAAGCTGAAGAACAATTCGGCTATGATCATCCAATGGGCGGTCTCACTATTCCATGCAGAGAAGAGATTTTCATGGATGTCATTTCTTGCTTAAGTTAA
- the LOC118028944 gene encoding auxin-induced protein 15A-like, with the protein MGFHLSSILRAKQFLQLSSSAAGKAASNVPNGCLAVYVGEFQKKRFIIPISYLNQPIFQDLLSQSEEEFEYHHPMGGLTIPCKEDLFHDVICSLNQP; encoded by the coding sequence ATGGGTTTCCATTTGTCTTCTATTCTACGTGCCAAGCAATTTCTTCAGCTTTCTTCATCTGCGGCAGGCAAAGCAGCTTCAAATGTTCCAAACGGTTGCCTTGCAGTCTATGTTGGAGAATTCCAAAAGAAGCGATTTATAATTCCAATATCATACTTGAACCAACCAATATTTCAGGATTTGCTTAGTCAATCCGAAGAAGAATTCGAATATCATCATCCCATGGGCGGTCTCACCATTCCTTGCAAAGAAGACCTTTTCCATGATGTCATTTGTTCCTTAAATCAGCCATGA
- the LOC118028939 gene encoding auxin-responsive protein SAUR24-like, with amino-acid sequence MMAIRLPRILQAKQNLLRGSSPARDVRKGYVAVYVGEEEKKRFVIPVSHLNQPSFQELLSKAEEEFGFDHQMGGLTIPCREDIFIDLTSRLNGS; translated from the coding sequence ATGATGGCTATTCGCTTGCCTCGTATTCTTCAAGCTAAGCAAAATCTTCTTCGAGGATCATCTCCAGCTAGGGATGTTCGAAAAGGCTATGTTGCAGTATAtgttggagaagaagagaagaaaagatttGTGATTCCAGTGTCACACTTGAACCAGCCTTCATTTCAAGAGCTGCTAAGTAAAGCTGAAGAGGAATTTGGATTTGATCATCAAATGGGTGGTCTCACAATTCCTTGTCGGGAAGACATCTTCATCGATCTCACTTCTCGCTTAAATGGGTCATAA